From Demequina capsici:
TGCTGGCCGGCGCGTTCGTCGGCGTCCCGTACTCCTTCCTCTTCTTCGGCACCCTCTACCCCAACCTCACCGGCTACGCGATGGTGCCTGCGGCCGTGGCGTCGGCCCTGTGGGTGGGTGAGGCGTCCGGTCCCAGGGATCGACTGCGGGCGCTGGTGCTCGCGGTCGGTCTCGCAGGCGGCACCGGGCTCGCGCATCCGAACGCGTTCCTGGTCGTGGTGGCGTTCGTCGCCTTCATCGTGGTGGCGCGCCTCTGGACAGACGTCGTCCGCGGTCGGTCGTCGATGTCGACGCGCAGAGCGTGGTTCATCACCGGCGCCATCGCGGCGGCGGGCGGTGTGCTGTGGCTCGCCACGCGCACGCACTGGGACTGGCCGTCATGGGGAGGTCCCGCGCGGGAGCTGTGGGAGGGTCTGGCCGCGGCTCCCTACCGCATGCCGGTCAGCATCGCGCTGCTGGTGCTGCTCGTGATCGGCTACGCGTCCGTCGGGCGTGTCCGCGAGGCCCCTGCACTCATCGCCCCGTTCGCGGCGGCGCTCGTCCTGTTCGTCGTCGGTGCCGGATTCGCCTCCGAGAACATCCTGCGCAACATCATCGCGGATCCGTTCTACAACGACCCCTGGCGTCTGTTCGCGATCCTGAGCATCTCGCAGGTGCCGATCGCGGTCGTCGGTGCGGTCACGGTGTGGGACCTGGGCCTGCGTCTGCTCGCTCGGGTGCCCCGCGGGCGCGAGGCTCTGACACGTATCGTCGCGGTCGCGGGCGTGGGCGCCCTCGTGCTGGTCGCGAACGGCCCGACCGTCGCCGCGGGGGTGAGCTCGATGCAGTCGGTGCGCACGCCCCCTGCGACGGGCGGCTACGTGACCGCCGACGAACTCGCGCTGATGGAGCGGCTGGACAGGACGACCGATTCGGACGCGCTGCTGATCGGCGATCCTCAGACCGGGACCGCGTTCGCCTACGGCATCTCCGGACGCCACGTGGTCGAGATGCACATCCTCGGCGACCTGACGGCGGACGAACAGTACCTCTCGCAGCACCTTGCCCAGATCGACTCGGATCCACGGGTGTGCCAGGCGGTCACGGCCGTCGGCGTGAGCTACGCGCTGGACTTCGGTGCGGTGCGGCTCGACTTCGACCTCGGGACGGACAAGACGTACCCGGGCCTGCACGACCTCACACCCGGGGAGCATCTGCAGCTGGTCGATCAGGAGGGACCGGACGCTCGGCTGTTCCGCATCGTGGGGTGCGACGCGAGGGCCGCCGCGTGACCGCCCCGCTACGGCTGGCGATCGCGTATGACTGTCTGTTCCCGTTGACCACGGGCGGCGGCGAACGCCAGTACCGTGCGATGTCCGAGGAGCTGGTGAAGCGCGGCCATCAGGTCGACTACCTCACAGCCCTGCAGTGGGACCGGGAGCCGGAGACCCCGTTCACCTTGTCGCCGGTGACCGGGCGGCTGCGCCTCTACGACGACGCGGGCGTGAGGTCCAGCCTCGCCGCGGCCCGCTTCGCTGCGGGACTTCTCGGCTCCCTCGTGCGGCGCCGCGGAAGGTATGACGCGGTGATCGTGTCAGGGCTCCCGATCCTCAACGTGTTCGCCGCGCGGCTGGCCCTGCTGGGCTCGGGCACCCAGGTGGTCGTCGACTACTTGGAGGTGTGGGGTCGCGCTCAGTGGGTCGAGTATGCGGGCAGGCCCACGGGTACGCTCGCGTGGCTCCTCCAACGCGCCGCGATCCGGATCACGCCCTTGGCGACCTGCCATTCGAGGCTCAGCGCGAACAGGCTCCGTCAGGAGGGACTGCGGTCCACGCCGCTGGTCAGCCCCGGGCTGATCGACCAGGTGGACGACGTACCGCTGCGCGCGGACCCCGCCGATCCGCCGTACGTGCTGTACGTGGGCCGCCACATCCCCGACAAGCGCGTGGAGGACCTGCCGGCGGCCGTGGCGCAGGCTCGGCATGCCGTGCCGGGGCTCGAGCTCGTCCTGCTCGGGTCGGGGCCGACGACTCGGGCCGTGCGTGCCGCCGTCGAGGCGCTGGGATCGCCCCGCTGGATCACCATGCCCGGCTTCGTGAGCCAGGAGCGCCTCGACGAGCTGATGGCGGGTGCGGCATGCCTCGCGAATCCGTCGCGTCGCGAGGGGTACGGCCTCGTCGTCGTCGAGGCGGCTGCGCATGGCACCCCGGTCGTGGTGGTGGACCATCCAGGCAACGCATCGGTGGAGCTGATCGACCCGGGCGTGAACGGATTCGTCGCGGAGTCCGGGGCGCCGACCGCGTTCGGCGACGCGATCGCGGCGGCGGTGCGAGGCGGGCGTGAGCTGCGCGTCGCGACGCGCGGCTGGTTCGATGACGCCGTCACGACCAGGACGATCGAGCGCACTGTCGGGGCGATCGTGGAGGCGATTCAGGCGCGGCGGTGACACCGGACACGACGAGGCCCCGGACGCGTGCGCGCCCGGGGCCTCGTCTCGGTGGTCGGTCGGTCGGTCGTGGATCAGACCAGCTTCGCCGTGTAGGCGCGGCCCGAGGTCGACACCGCGGTGGCGACGCCGTCGCCGACGGTCACCCTCACCGTGTCCGTCTCGCCCGTCGTCGACTCCAGCAGGACGGTCCGCTCCGCGGCGCCGCCGGGGTACACGTGCAGCTCGACGTCGCTGAGGAAGTCGTAGTCGGGCCGGTCGGTACGGGTGCCGCGCGGGATGACGGCTCCCTCGCGCACGTAGAGGGGCAGCGACTCGAACCCGTGGTTCTCCTTGAGCCAGCGTCCGCCCTCGACCTTCGCGCCGGTGAGCAGGGATGTCCACGTGCCTTCGGGCAGGTAGAGGGTCACGTCGCCGTTCTCGGTGAACACGGGTGCCACGAGCAGGTCGTCGCCCAGCATGTACTGCCGGTCCAGGTGCTGCGTGGCGGGGTCGCCGGGGAATGCCATGAACATGGGCCGCATCATCGGCAGGCCGGTCTGAGCGGTCTGCGCCGAGGTTCGGTACAGGTACGGCATGAGCGACAGCTTCAGCTTCGTGAAGATGCGGGTGACGTCGACCGCCTCGTCGTCGAAGGCCCACGGCACGCGGTAGCTGCTGGACCCGTGAAGGCGCGAGTGGCTCGACATGAGACCGAAGGCGAGCCAGCGCTTGAACACGGCGGCGTCAGGAGTGCCCTCGAAGCCGCCGATGTCGTGGCTCCAGTAGCCGAAGCCGGAGGACAGCAGCGACAGGCCTCCGCGCAGCGACTCCGCCATGGACACGAAGGACGACGAGTTGTCGCCTCCCCAGTGCACAGGCATGGTCTGGCCGCCGGCGGTGGCGGAGCGGGCGAACAGCACGGCTTCGCCCGCGCCCTTCTCCTGGACCAGCACCTCGTGCACGGCCTCGTTGTAGAGCTGCGTGTAGAGGTTGTGCATGGTCATCGGGTCGGTGCCGTCGTGCCAGACCACGTCCGTCGGGATGCGCTCGCCGAAGTCGGTCTTGATCGCGTCGACGCCCTGACGGACCAGGGTGCGTACGAACCCCTGGAACCAGGCCTTCGCTTGCGGGTTCGTGAAGTCCACGAGTCCCATGCCCGCCTGCCACTGGTCCCACTGCCACACCGAGCCGTCGGGGCGCTTGACCAGGTAGCCGCCCTCGACGCCCTCGCGGAACATCCTTCCTCGCTGCGCGATGTACGGGTTGATCCAGGCGGAGACGTGCAGGCCCTTGTCCTCGTGCATGCGCTTGAGCATGAGGTCGGGGTCGGGGAACACGCGCTCGTCCCAGACGCCGTCGGTCCAGTTGAACTCGCGCATCCAGAAGCAGTCGTAGTGGAACACGGACAGCGGGATGTCGCGCTCGGCCATGCCGTCCACGAACGACGTGACGGTGGCCTCGTCGTACTCGGTGGTGAACGACGTGGTGAGCCACAGGCCGAACGACCAGGCGGGCACGCGCGGCGGGCGACCGGTGAGCTCCGTGTAGCGACGGACCACGTCAGCCGGCGTCGGGCCCGCGATGACGAAGTACTCGAGCGACTCGCCCGCGGTGGAGAACTGCACGCGCTCCACGGTCTCGGTGCCCACCTCGAAGCTGACGTGCTGCGGGTGGTTGACGAACACGCCGTAGCCCTTCGAGGACAGGTAGAACGGGATGTTCTTGTATGCCTGCTCCGAGCTGGTGCCGCCGTCGGCGTTCCACATGTCCACCGACTGGCCGTTCTTCACGAAGGCGCCGAAGCGCTCGCCGAGGCCGTAGATGGTCTCCGCGACGTCCAGGTCGAGCTGCTCGTGCACATACGTGCGCGCCGGCGCCATGCCATCGGGGCTGTAGCCCACGAGCCCGGCGGGCTCCGCCGTGACCGTCGACTCCTTGCCCAGCTCGATGTAGCCGATCGACTTGTGGCCCGAGCCGGTGACGCGCACGCCGTCCACCTCGAAGTCCAGGCGCCACGGCCCGCCCTTGGTGACGCGTGCGGTCAGCGGACCGGACGTGAGGGTGCCGCCCGCCTCGTCGGCGTCGGCCGTCCCGGAGCCCTCGACCGCCCCGGGAAGCGCGAAGCCCGTCGCGGGCACCGCGCCCTGGTGGTGGTCGATCCGCACCCGCACCACTCCTTCGAGCGGGGAGGACAGGGTGACGGTGAGCATGGGCAGGTTGAGCGTGTCGCCACGGCCCGCGATGCGCTTGGTGGGCGCGTAGGCGGTGAGCGTGGGGCCGTCGGCCCACACGTCGTACGCCTCCTGACCGTAGTGGGCGGTGACGCCGGGGCGGCGCATCCAGAACCCATCGGTGAACTTCACTTGACTGCTCCTGCCGTGATGCCGCGCGTGAGGGTGCGCTGGAAGATGAGGAAGAAGATCATCGTGGGGATGATGCTGATGAGCGTGCCCGCGATGAGGGTGGTCGTGTCCGTCTGGCGCTCGCCGTTGAGCTGCTCGAGCAGCAGCGGCACCGTCAGCGAGTCGGACGTGTTGAGGAATGCCAGCGGAAGCAGGAACTCGTTCCACGTCCAGATGAAGAAGAACACCATGAGGACCGACAGCGTCGGCCGGATGATCGGCACGATCACGGACCGCAGGATCTTGCCCCGGCTCGCTCCGTCCACGGCGGCCGCCTCAAGGATCTCCTTGGGGAACGTGCCGAGCAGGCTCGACAGCAGATAGGTGCCGAACGCCGCCTGGATCACCGTGAACGTGATGATGACGGACCACGGGTTGGAGAGCAGTCCCAGCTTGTCGTACAGCTTGAACAGCGGGTCGAACAGCATCTCCTGAGGGATCAGGTTCGCCATGAGGAACGCGAGCACGATCCAGGTGCGTCCCCGCACGCGGCCGATCCCGATCGCGAAGGAGTTCAGGACGGACAGGATGACGCCGAGCACCGCCACCATCGTGGAGATGAAGATCGAGTTCCACAGCGCGCGCGGGAAGTTCTGCGTCTCCCAGAAGGTCTTGATGCCGGTGAAGTCGAGCGCCTTCGGCAGGTCGAGCGGGCTGGAGTTCGCGTAGTCCGCGGGCGACTTGAACGCGTTGATCAGCAGCAGGACCATCGGGAAGACGACGATCAGCGCGCCCAGGCAGGCGAGGATCATGAGGATCCACTCGGCGGGGGTGCGGGGACGCGACTTGTTGCTCCCCTTGGCGGGTGCGGCGCTCTGCGGCGCTGCATCGGTGGTGAGCGTGGTCATGGCGTCACGCGTCCTTTCGCTCGGCGCGGGTCTGCACCTGGATGAAGATCACGGCCACGACGAAGACGACGATCGTGATGGCCGACGCGATGGTCGCGGCGTAGCCCTTGTCCGGGCCCTTGATGAACTCGTTGTAGGCGTAGAACGAGGGCACGTACGTCGACTTCGTGGGGCCGCCGCCTGTGAGGATGAAGACGGGCGCGAACACCTTGAGCGCCGCGATGGTGGTGGTCAGGGCGACCACGAACACCTCGGGGCGGATCATCGGCAGGGTGATCGCGCGGAAGCGCTGGAACCAGTTGGCGCCGTCGAGCTCGGCCGCCTCGTACAGCTGAGGCTCCACGCGGCCCAGTGCAGCCATGAAGATCACGATGGGGTAGCCGATCTGGATCCAGATCATGAGCACCATGACGGATCCCATGGCCGTGCCGTACGAACCGCCGAGCCAGTTGATCTCCACCGTCGACCCTGTGATCGCGGACAGGAACTGATTCAGCACGCCGTCGGAGTTGGGCTTGAGGATCCAGCTGAACATCACGCCGGCGACGGCGATGGGGAGGATCTGCGGCAGGTAGTAGGTGGCGCGCAGGAAGCTGGAGAGCTTGCCGCTGAAGCGCCGCCCGACCACGTCGAACAGCAGGGCGGAGATGATCAGGCCCAGCAGCGTCGGGATGATCACCATGGCGATCACGACCAGGAAGATGTTGCGGAACGACTGCAGGAACTCGTGGTCGGAGAACAGCGCGATCCAGTTGTCGAGGCCCGCGAAGTGCTCCTCGGCACGCCCGCCCTTCCAGTGGAAGAAGCTCAGGCGGAGGTTGCGCACCAGCGGGTAGAAGATGACGATCCCGACGGCGATGGCGCCGGGGATGAAGTAGAGCCAGTAGCCGAGCTTGCTGCCGCTGCGCTCGGGGATGCGCGCGGCCTCGGCGGGGCGCCGCTTGCGGCGCTGCTCGCGTACGAGGGGGAGGGAGGAAGACATGGGTGAGGTCCGTCTCTGACGTGGCCCGGGCCGGTGAGACCCGGGCCACGTCGTGGATTGGGCTGGTTACTGGACGGTCGAGACGTAGTCCTCGTAGTACGTGCCCAGCTGCGCGTTGGCGGAGGTGGCGTCGTACGTGCCGTTGACCAGGCCCTGCATCACGGAGTTCAGGTCGCCGTAGAAGTCAGGGGTGGGCCAGTCGGGGTAGAAAGACAGGCCGTCCTTGTCGTTGACCTCGTTGAACAGGCTGATGAGGGTCTGCGCGTCGGGGTCCGTGATCTGGGAGGCGTCGGCGGCGACGGGGAGGCCGCCGGAGTCGCCGAGCAGGTTCTGGACCTCGGGGCTCATCGTGATGTCGATGAACTTCGCTGCCAGGTCGGGGTTCTTCGACTGCGCCGGGATCACCCAGATGTTGCCGCCGGAGCCCGGGGTCAGGGTCGTCTCCGGCCAGTTGGTGATGCCGAAGTTGAAGTCGGTGATGTCCGACAGCATGCGGCCGTACCACCAGGAGCCCGAGTAGAACATCGGGGACTCGCCGTTGATGAACTGCAGGCCGGCGTCCTCGGCGGTCATGCCGGAGACGTCCTTGGAGATGTAGCCCTTGGAGATCCAGTCCTGCAGGGTGGACGACGCGT
This genomic window contains:
- a CDS encoding glycosyltransferase family 4 protein, coding for MTAPLRLAIAYDCLFPLTTGGGERQYRAMSEELVKRGHQVDYLTALQWDREPETPFTLSPVTGRLRLYDDAGVRSSLAAARFAAGLLGSLVRRRGRYDAVIVSGLPILNVFAARLALLGSGTQVVVDYLEVWGRAQWVEYAGRPTGTLAWLLQRAAIRITPLATCHSRLSANRLRQEGLRSTPLVSPGLIDQVDDVPLRADPADPPYVLYVGRHIPDKRVEDLPAAVAQARHAVPGLELVLLGSGPTTRAVRAAVEALGSPRWITMPGFVSQERLDELMAGAACLANPSRREGYGLVVVEAAAHGTPVVVVDHPGNASVELIDPGVNGFVAESGAPTAFGDAIAAAVRGGRELRVATRGWFDDAVTTRTIERTVGAIVEAIQARR
- a CDS encoding carbohydrate ABC transporter permease, whose translation is MTTLTTDAAPQSAAPAKGSNKSRPRTPAEWILMILACLGALIVVFPMVLLLINAFKSPADYANSSPLDLPKALDFTGIKTFWETQNFPRALWNSIFISTMVAVLGVILSVLNSFAIGIGRVRGRTWIVLAFLMANLIPQEMLFDPLFKLYDKLGLLSNPWSVIITFTVIQAAFGTYLLSSLLGTFPKEILEAAAVDGASRGKILRSVIVPIIRPTLSVLMVFFFIWTWNEFLLPLAFLNTSDSLTVPLLLEQLNGERQTDTTTLIAGTLISIIPTMIFFLIFQRTLTRGITAGAVK
- the yicI gene encoding alpha-xylosidase — translated: MKFTDGFWMRRPGVTAHYGQEAYDVWADGPTLTAYAPTKRIAGRGDTLNLPMLTVTLSSPLEGVVRVRIDHHQGAVPATGFALPGAVEGSGTADADEAGGTLTSGPLTARVTKGGPWRLDFEVDGVRVTGSGHKSIGYIELGKESTVTAEPAGLVGYSPDGMAPARTYVHEQLDLDVAETIYGLGERFGAFVKNGQSVDMWNADGGTSSEQAYKNIPFYLSSKGYGVFVNHPQHVSFEVGTETVERVQFSTAGESLEYFVIAGPTPADVVRRYTELTGRPPRVPAWSFGLWLTTSFTTEYDEATVTSFVDGMAERDIPLSVFHYDCFWMREFNWTDGVWDERVFPDPDLMLKRMHEDKGLHVSAWINPYIAQRGRMFREGVEGGYLVKRPDGSVWQWDQWQAGMGLVDFTNPQAKAWFQGFVRTLVRQGVDAIKTDFGERIPTDVVWHDGTDPMTMHNLYTQLYNEAVHEVLVQEKGAGEAVLFARSATAGGQTMPVHWGGDNSSSFVSMAESLRGGLSLLSSGFGYWSHDIGGFEGTPDAAVFKRWLAFGLMSSHSRLHGSSSYRVPWAFDDEAVDVTRIFTKLKLSLMPYLYRTSAQTAQTGLPMMRPMFMAFPGDPATQHLDRQYMLGDDLLVAPVFTENGDVTLYLPEGTWTSLLTGAKVEGGRWLKENHGFESLPLYVREGAVIPRGTRTDRPDYDFLSDVELHVYPGGAAERTVLLESTTGETDTVRVTVGDGVATAVSTSGRAYTAKLV
- a CDS encoding carbohydrate ABC transporter permease codes for the protein MSSSLPLVREQRRKRRPAEAARIPERSGSKLGYWLYFIPGAIAVGIVIFYPLVRNLRLSFFHWKGGRAEEHFAGLDNWIALFSDHEFLQSFRNIFLVVIAMVIIPTLLGLIISALLFDVVGRRFSGKLSSFLRATYYLPQILPIAVAGVMFSWILKPNSDGVLNQFLSAITGSTVEINWLGGSYGTAMGSVMVLMIWIQIGYPIVIFMAALGRVEPQLYEAAELDGANWFQRFRAITLPMIRPEVFVVALTTTIAALKVFAPVFILTGGGPTKSTYVPSFYAYNEFIKGPDKGYAATIASAITIVVFVVAVIFIQVQTRAERKDA
- a CDS encoding DUF6541 family protein, which encodes MDAVEWVDALPALAAGLGVLIVPGAAVVVCGWGLSLKRLLAAPALSIAIAAVGATLAGAAGIAWNVLTLAAFSLILMGVAYGVRRYARASGDAGVSQHAPVAARAAALVGLALGATVIGWHVSQGLMGPGVFSFTYDDTVHLNAVRWAMEHHDASPWFIGSVSKIGFYPNGWHSVASVIGLAASVQPIVAINVTNLLIAALVWPASMLALVWTLLRRRPAALVAGGVLAGAFVGVPYSFLFFGTLYPNLTGYAMVPAAVASALWVGEASGPRDRLRALVLAVGLAGGTGLAHPNAFLVVVAFVAFIVVARLWTDVVRGRSSMSTRRAWFITGAIAAAGGVLWLATRTHWDWPSWGGPARELWEGLAAAPYRMPVSIALLVLLVIGYASVGRVREAPALIAPFAAALVLFVVGAGFASENILRNIIADPFYNDPWRLFAILSISQVPIAVVGAVTVWDLGLRLLARVPRGREALTRIVAVAGVGALVLVANGPTVAAGVSSMQSVRTPPATGGYVTADELALMERLDRTTDSDALLIGDPQTGTAFAYGISGRHVVEMHILGDLTADEQYLSQHLAQIDSDPRVCQAVTAVGVSYALDFGAVRLDFDLGTDKTYPGLHDLTPGEHLQLVDQEGPDARLFRIVGCDARAAA